A window of the Corythoichthys intestinalis isolate RoL2023-P3 chromosome 6, ASM3026506v1, whole genome shotgun sequence genome harbors these coding sequences:
- the LOC130917729 gene encoding uncharacterized protein LOC130917729, with translation MDKYSRQMSAEDEHNRPKRSIQLPVYLKDYKVMRDSKEEESEDIDSSENGSSEEENIANCITDEQAAQPLSMQETAQTCNEVNMKGLEIQSPRGRRRESPGPRSLRHRESQSPHSRHRESPSPRSHRRESPSPRSHRRESQSPRGRRRESPGPRSLRHRESQSPYSRHRESPSPRSHRRESQSPRGRRRESPGPRSLRHCESQSPYSRHRESPSPRSHRRESQSPRGRRRESPGPRSLHRRESQSPRSHRHESQSPHIWRRESPSPRRRQSPSPRRRHRESPSPRRRHRESPSPRRRHQESLSPRERHRESPSPRLRHRESPSPRLRHRESPSPRRRHREPTSPRRRHREPTSPRRHHREPPSPRRRHRESPSPRLGHRESPSPRSTHHSESPSPRSRRRESQSPRQRFGESINSHYYFQRSHQRHNERRFHNYDYNYESGDPRNHTSTYPNERHSSHYHYDRPAGRYEPPRYSTQHEHAYRGPTPTIPYFVHEDPREFTRLKVALDNLLPRDATEQFKYQILLDHLKLEEALLLADSYCSSCYPYSDTMNALNEQYGQPHQLALKRIAEFMDEPNIRSGDTKAFRKFALKVRALVGMLFQLGDLGQTELKCGSHVSRILTKLPHHLRADFKRHVNPLRTPIPTLLHLSDWLEYEVRVHEDILQFSNKSSRDRPFTRKEQPRETQPKGSFVFHSSELKQAEMRPSKHESKENTKEPTKFCPFCNTTQHFLNQCTNFKILTKDQIDNWIRSNKRCWRCGREHLSSQCTLKARCKKCKGKHLEVLHENNAIQDHSPTTSIPVGNDNTGIMCSTVETLYVDKPTSSNKVLLKVIRVILKNGNTALDTYAVLDDGSERTILLHEAFQALGLHESPEDLHLRTVRQDVCIVHGSSVSFTLSSATNPSQNYEIRNAFTAKKLALGSHSYPIDTLRRKYLHLKDLPIPAIDQAQPLLLIGSDHQHLILPIEPVRLGPPDGPAAVKTILGWTLQGPSRHLNSAFPSAHCFFTSGHLPQADLFTHVERLWQLDVLPYRSEKAVTRSREDSEALKTLAERTTRVEVNGVQRYATPLIWKKNLPQLQAPKEAVLGLLRSTEKRLAKDTMKIVAYKEEINKLLNSGYIKKLLPTEVDSSPGWYIPHHMVTHNAKNRIVFNCSFKYKGLSLNDHLLPGPTLSSSLLGVLLRFKENKVAISSDVKGMFHQVRLLPEDQSYLRFLWRNTTNEAPEVYQWLVLPFGTVSSPCCATFALQTHVINNSESNEDVRTAVTRCFYVDNWLQSLPSVQQAQSLANKLRRILEEGGFELRQWATSHPEVIKHLPLECTSESTKLWFTQNSHDPQELALGLMWHCRSDTLCYKPAPSIREQPTMRVIYKVLASQFDPLGYISPYITRAKILVQKLWTKKREWDDPNLPEDLLKAWTSWENELPQLTEISFPRCYTESTSHHSTCTRTVHIFSDASEQAYGSVSYLRTTHQDNVQVSFLAARSRVAPKKQLSMPRLELCGALSGAQLAAMLKRELTLEINEYIYWTDSTTVLTWLQSESCNYKVFVGTRIAEIQELTDPMAWRYVNSQNNPADDITRGKTLAYFKNHNHWNKGPDFLKQHHSKWPVKPVILNNDIPEEMRKSVFCGQISNCTAHLLPDPQQFGHFQELLETIARSLHGAANKDYSPSAEDYRQAELTILRKAQCDSFPIEVEHLKAGRAVRPDSRLLKLSPEWDQEMELIRVGGRLRHCNLTTDSLHPVVLDPAHHITKLILKTYDQQLRHPGAERVFAEIRRRYWILRGRQAVRKLQHECPECQKWRAKPETPKMADLPPARLRLHHPAFYSTGMDCFGPLEVKVGRRTEKRWGILYKCLTTRAVYIDLLTSLDVDAFLMSLRRLIARRGKPHEVYSDQGTNFKGGNAELQQTFNELAPLLKSQLSSQQIDFHFNPPKAPHFGGVWEREIRSVKSALRTTLGVQVVPEEVRRTVLVEIEGILNSKPLGYVSSDIADPDPITPNTLLMGRHDSALPLVVYPKSDLSSRKRWRHSQILSDQFWRCFTQNYLPTLQTRNKWTEDKDDLKVGTVVMVADPQSPRSLWPVGTVKTIMPGRDNKVRVAEVQVKDKLFVRPVARLIRLPAFPQDEDT, from the coding sequence ATGGATAAATACAGCAGACAAATGTCCGCCGAAGATGAGCACAACAGACCTAAACGCTCAATTCAACTTCCAGTTTACCTAAAGGATTACAAAGTCATGCGAgatagcaaagaggaagaatcaGAAGATATAGATTCTTCAGAAAATGGCTCATCAGAAGAAGAAAATATTGCCAACTGCATCACCGACGAACAAGCAGCACAACCATTGAGCATGCAGGAAACAGCGCAGACATGTAACGAGGTCAACATGAAAGGATTAGAGATCCAGAGTCCACGTGGTCGACGCCGTGAGTCTCCCGGGCCACGCAGCCTACGTCACCGTGAGTCCCAGAGTCCACACAGTCGCCATCGTGAGTCTCCCAGTCCACGCAGTCACCGCCGTGAGTCTCCCAGTCCACGCAGTCACCGTCGTGAGTCCCAGAGTCCACGTGGTCGACGCCGTGAGTCTCCCGGTCCACGCAGCCTACGCCACCGTGAGTCCCAGAGTCCATACAGTCGCCACCGTGAGTCTCCCAGTCCACGCAGTCACCGTCGTGAGTCCCAGAGTCCACGTGGTCGACGCCGTGAGTCTCCCGGTCCACGCAGCCTACGTCACTGTGAGTCCCAGAGTCCATACAGTCGCCATCGTGAGTCTCCCAGTCCACGCAGTCATCGTCGTGAGTCCCAGAGTCCACGTGGTCGACGCCGTGAGTCTCCCGGTCCACGCAGCCTACACCGTCGTGAGTCTCAGAGTCCACGCAGTCACCGTCATGAGTCCCAGAGTCCACACATATGGCGTCGTGAGTCTCCGAGTCCACGCAGACGCCAGTCTCCTAGTCCACGCCGACGCCATCGTGAGTCTCCAAGCCCACGCCGACGCCATCGTGAGTCTCCAAGTCCACGCCGACGTCATCAAGAGTCTTTGAGTCCACGCGAACGCCATCGTGAGTCTCCGAGTCCACGCTTACGCCATCGTGAGTCACCGAGTCCACGCTTACGCCATCGTGAGTCACCGAGTCCACGCCGACGCCATCGTGAGCCAACGAGTCCACGCCGACGCCATCGTGAGCCTACGAGTCCACGCCGACACCATCGTGAGCCTCCGAGTCCACGCCGACGCCATCGTGAGTCTCCGAGTCCACGCCTAGGCCATCGTGAGTCTCCGAGTCCACGCAGCACCCACCACAGTGAGTCTCCGAGTCCACGCTCACGTCGTCGTGAGTCCCAGAGTCCACGCCAACGCTTTGGTGAATCCATAAATTCACATTACTACTTCCAAAGATCTCACCAACGACATAATGAGAGAcgttttcataattatgactacaATTATGAGTCAGGTGACCCAAGGAACCACACGTCAACTTATCCTAATGAAAGACATTCTAGTCACTATCACTATGATCGACCTGCTGGCAGATACGAACCTCCGAGGTACAGCACACAGCACGAACATGCATATCGAGGGCCAACCCCAACCATTCCCTATTTTGTGCATGAGGACCCCCGAGAGTTCACTCGCCTCAAAGTTGCTCTTGATAATCTTCTGCCGCGAGATGCTACAGAGCAGTTCAAATACCAGATTTTGCTGGATCATCTCAAGTTGGAGGAAGCGTTACTCCTTGCTGATTCATACTGTAGCAGCTGCTACCCCTACAGTGACACTATGAATGCTCTCAATGAACAATACGGTCAGCCTCACCAGTTAGCACTGAAACGCATCGCCGAGTTTATGGATGAGCCAAACATCAGAAGCGGTGATACCAAGGCATTCCGGAAATTTGCTTTAAAGGTGCGTGCCCTGGTTGGGATGTTGTTTCAGTTAGGTGATCTTGGGCAAACAGAGTTAAAATGTGGTTCACACGTATCCAGAATATTAACTAAGTTGCCACATCACCTCCGAGCAGATTTCAAGAGACACGTGAATCCTCTCCGAACACCGATCCCCACTCTATTACATTTATCAGATTGGTTGGAGTATGAAGTCAGGGTTCATGAAGACATTTTGCAGTTCTCCAACAAGTCCAGCAGAGACCGCCCTTTCACAAGGAAAGAGCAACCAAGAGAGACTCAACCAAAGGGCAGCTTTGTGTTTCACAGTAGTGAGCTAAAGCAAGCTGAAATGAGGCCGTCTAAGCATGAATCTAAAGAAAATACAAAAGAACCAACAAAATTCTGCCCCTTTTGTAATACAACCCAACATTTTCTTAACCAGTGCACAAACTTTAAAATCCTAACGAAGGACCAAATAGACAActggattcgttcaaacaagagATGTTGGAGATGCGGGCGTGAACATTTGTCATCACAATGCACTCTAAAGGCAAGATGCAAGAAGTGCAAAGGAAAACACTTAGAGGTGCTCCACGAAAATAATGCAATTCAAGATCACAGCCCCACAACCAGCATTCCAGTCGGTAATGACAACACTGGAATAATGTGCTCCACTGTTGAAACACTATATGTGGATAAACCTACGAGTAGCAACAAAGTGCTGCTTAAAGTCATCAGAGTCATCCTGAAAAATGGAAATACAGCGCTGGATACCTACGCCGTGCTTGATGATGGCTCAGAGCGAACCATTCTCCTCCATGAGGCATTCCAAGCCCTAGGACTTCACGAGAGCCCTGAGGATCTGCATCTAAGAACTGTACGACAAGACGTCTGTATTGTCCACGGTTCCTCTGTATCATTCACACTTTCATCTGCCACCAACCCAAGTCAAAACTATGAAATACGCAATGCCTTCACTGCCAAGAAGCTTGCTCTGGGGAGTCACTCCTACCCAATAGATACCCTCAGAAGAAAATATCTACACCTTAAAGACTTGCCAATTCCTGCTATAGACCAAGCACAGCCACTGCTTTTGATAGGTTCTgaccatcaacacctcatccttcCAATAGAGCCAGTCCGCCTTGGGCCTCCAGATGGTCCAGCAGCTGTCAAGACAATCTTGGGATGGACCTTACAAGGCCCATCAAGGCACCTAAATAGTGCTTTTCCTTCTGCACATTGCTTCTTTACTTCCGGTCATCTACCTCAAGCCGACCTCTTCACTCATGTTGAACGTTTATGGCAACTTGATGTTTTGCCTTATCGCAGTGAAAAGGCTGTTACAAGATCAAGAGAAGACTCAGAAGCACTGAAGACATTGGCGGAGAGAACTACCAGAGTGGAAGTGAACGGTGTCCAAAGGTATGCAACACCCTTAATATGGAAAAAGAATCTACCCCAGCTCCAAGCACCTAAAGAAGCTGTACTTGGCCTTTTACGTAGTACAGAGAAAAGGTTGGCAAAGGACACAATGAAGATTGTAGCCTATAAGGAGGAAATCAACAAACTCCTTAATTCAGGCTACATAAAGAAACTGTTACCTACTGAAGTTGACTCCAGCCCTGGGTGGTACATTCCCCACCATATGGTAACCCATAACGCCAAGAATCGAATAGTATTCAACTGTTCATTCAAGTACAAAGGACTGTCTTTGAACGATCACTTACTTCCTGGTCCCACTCTTAGTTCAAGTCTTCTAGGAGTCTTGTTGCGATTCAAAGAGAATAAAGTGGCCATCAGCAGTGACGTAAAGGGGATGTTTCACCAGGTACGCCTCCTGCCCGAAGACCAGTCGTACCTAAGGTTTCTTTGGCGGAACACAACCAATGAAGCCCCCGAAGTGTACCAGTGGTTAGTACTTCCATTCGGAACTGTTTCGAGCCCCTGCTGTGCCACATTTGCTTTGCAAACTCACGTGATAAACAATAGTGAGTCAAACGAAGATGTCCGAACAGCAGTTACACGTTGTTTCTACGTCGATAACTGGCTGCAGAGCCTACCATCAGTCCAACAGGCACAGTCCCTCGCCAACAAGTTACGTCGTATACTGGAAGAAGGCGGTTTTGAACTTCGTCAGTGGGCAACCAGTCACCCAGAGGTAATCAAACACCTACCTCTCGAGTGCACATCAGAAAGCACAAAACTCTGGTTCACCCAAAACAGCCACGACCCTCAAGAGTTGGCACTAGGGCTTATGTGGCATTGTCGTTCGGATACGTTGTGCTACAAACCAGCCCCTTCCATCAGAGAGCAGCCTACTATGAGAGTCATCTACAAGGtgcttgccagtcaatttgaccCATTGGGATACATCAGCCCATATATCACCAGAGCCAAAATATTAGTACAGAAACTCTGGACGAAAAAACGAGAATGGGATGACCCCAATTTGCCTGAGGATTTGCTCAAAGCTTGGACATCCTGGGAAAACGAACTTCCCCAACTCACCGAGATCTCATTTCCAAGGTGCTACACCGAATCCACCTCGCATCATTCCACCTGCACTAGGACAGTTCACATATTCAGTGATGCTTCAGAGCAGGCATATGGATCGGTGAGTTACCTCCGCACTACCCATCAAGATAATGTACAAGTGTCCTTTCTGGCTGCTAGATCGCGCGTGGCACCGAAAAAACAGCTATCAATGCCGAGACTTGAACTTTGTGGTGCATTAAGTGGAGCTCAACTTGCAGCGATGTTGAAAAGAGAGCTCACACTGGAGATAAATGAGTACATCTACTGGACTGACTCCACAACAGTCCTCACTTGGCTGCAGTCAGAGTCCTGTAACTATAAGGTGTTCGTCGGGACCCGCATAGCGGAAATCCAGGAGCTCACCGACCCAATGGCATGGCGATATGTGAACTCACAAAACAACCCGGCAGATGATATCACGCGTGGAAAAACTCTGGCCTACTTTAAGAACCACAACCACTGGAACAAAGGTCCAGATTTCCTAAAGCAACATCATTCCAAGTGGCCAGTCAAACCGGTCATTTTAAATAATGACATTCCCGAAGAGATGAGGAAATCTGTGTTTTGTGGCCAGATTTCAAACTGCACAGCTCATCTGCTACCTGATCCACAACAATTCGGACATTTCCAAGAATTGTTAGAGACCATTGCTCGCAGCCTGCACGGGGCGGCAAACAAAGATTACAGTCCATCTGCAGAAGATTACCGGCAGGCTGAACTAACAATTCTGAGAAAGGCACAGTGCGACAGTTTCCCAATAGAAGTGGAACATTTAAAGGCTGGGAGAGCTGTACGTCCCGATAGTCGTCTGTTGAAGCTGTCACCAGAGTGGGATCAAGAAATGGAATTGATAAGAGTTGGTGGTCGTCTCCGCCACTGTAATCTTACTACAGATTCTCTTCATCCAGTAGTACTTGATCCAGCCCACCACATCACCAAGCTTATTCTCAAGACCTACGACCAGCAGCTACGTCATCCAGGAGCTGAGCGGGTCTTCGCGGAGATTCGCAGGCGCTATTGGATTTTAAGAGGCAGACAAGCAGTGCGTAAGCTCCAGCACGAGTGCCCAGAATGTCAAAAATGGAGGGCAAAACCAGAAACcccaaaaatggctgacttgCCCCCAGCTCGCCTCAGACTTCATCATCCAGCATTCTATTCTACAGGTATGGACTGCTTTGGCCCCCTAGAGGTTAAGGTGGGGAGGCGAACTGAGAAACGTTGGGGTATTCTCTATAAATGTCTAACCACCAGAGCCGTGTACATTGACCTTCTAACCAGCCTGGACGTTGATGCTTTCCTGATGTCCTTGCGCAGACTGATTGCAAGGAGAGGCAAACCGCATGAAGTCTACTCTGACCAAGGGACAAATTTCAAGGGAGGCAATGCAGAATTACAGCAGACCTTCAATGAACTTGCCCCTCTTTTGAAAAGCCAACTGTCTTCACAGCAAATTGACTTTCACTTTAATCCCCCAAAGGCACCACATTTCGGTGGAGTTTGGGAAAGAGAGATCCGATCTGTCAAATCAGCTCTTCGCACCACCTTAGGAGTGCAAGTCGTTCCTGAAGAAGTGCGAAGAACTGTGCTAGTGGAGATCGAAGGAATATTAAACTCTAAACCTCTGGGTTATGTGTCATCAGACATCGCAGATCCAGACCCCATTACACCAAATACTCTTCTAATGGGGCGGCACGATTCAGCATTGCCATTGGTGGTTTACCCCAAATCAGATCTTTCGAGCAGAAAGCGGTGGAGACACAGTCAAATCCTTAGTGACCAGTTTTGGAGAtgtttcacacaaaactacctacCCACTCTGCAGACCCGCAACAAATGGACAGAGGACAAAGACGACCTCAAGGTTGGAACCGTGGTCATGGTGGCCGACCCACAGTCTCCAAGGTCCCTCTGGCCCGTCGGAACAGTCAAGACCATCATGCCGGGAAGAGACAACAAGGTTCGGGTGGCGGAAGTTCAAGTTAAGGACAAACTCTTTGTTCGACCGGTGGCTCGTCTGATCAGACTACCTGCCTTCCCCCAAGACGAAGACACCTAG